A section of the candidate division WOR-3 bacterium genome encodes:
- a CDS encoding GIY-YIG nuclease family protein, whose translation MHNPQNPANLESEGLEISKKGNLKSFYQRVYIVLLELDNKKIKPGRLPLFNFNGRYIYIGSANGKAGFKRVKRHIELSEGKRKNKRWHIDYLLTEGKIKFIILIEKKEKEKLECKLAKIFSKEFEIEVKKFGSTDCKCKSHLFKIS comes from the coding sequence ATACATAATCCCCAAAACCCTGCGAATCTCGAGAGTGAGGGTTTAGAAATTTCAAAAAAGGGAAACCTTAAGTCCTTTTATCAAAGGGTTTATATAGTTTTACTTGAATTAGATAATAAAAAAATTAAACCTGGAAGGCTTCCTTTATTTAATTTTAATGGGAGATACATTTATATAGGTTCTGCAAATGGAAAGGCTGGATTTAAAAGAGTAAAAAGGCATATAGAGCTTTCTGAGGGTAAAAGGAAGAATAAAAGATGGCATATTGATTATTTGCTTACAGAAGGAAAAATAAAATTTATTATTTTGATTGAGAAGAAAGAAAAGGAGAAACTTGAATGTAAGCTGGCAAAAATTTTTTCTAAAGAATTTGAAATTGAAGTTAAAAAATTTGGTTCAACAGATTGTAAATGTAAATCTCATTTATTCAAAATATCATAA
- a CDS encoding DUF6775 family putative metallopeptidase, with product MKKIHLYKVNYEGVNFIEIKEFFEREGFEVFLEEDPLLKLEGEELNKKAEYLAKIRVLDPLKRYLNENPFPVEIDYERRNLKNLKRKKGIVYDGLKFLKIYKEFISPLQRDLESSFTIFFTDQLLATYSDRWHLRVILFSFPVLISIPGVIYAPAKDRDYYIAKSLKSLPKYKDYYLIEGDERLNRILISYVIQGIFFYDSILKRRDFLFCEDKNCILYNSHFQREVINAQYNLSFCELHKNEWDKIIKY from the coding sequence ATGAAAAAAATTCATTTATATAAAGTTAATTATGAAGGAGTAAATTTTATAGAAATTAAAGAATTTTTTGAAAGAGAGGGTTTTGAAGTTTTTTTAGAAGAAGACCCACTTTTAAAACTTGAAGGAGAGGAATTGAATAAAAAGGCAGAATATTTAGCAAAAATAAGGGTTCTTGATCCTTTGAAAAGATATTTAAATGAAAATCCTTTTCCAGTTGAAATTGATTACGAAAGAAGAAATTTAAAGAATTTGAAAAGGAAAAAAGGTATTGTTTATGATGGATTAAAATTTTTAAAAATATACAAGGAATTTATTTCTCCTTTACAGAGAGATCTTGAAAGTTCTTTTACAATTTTCTTTACTGATCAACTTTTAGCCACTTATTCTGATAGATGGCATTTAAGAGTTATACTTTTTTCCTTTCCTGTTTTGATTTCAATTCCAGGGGTAATTTATGCACCAGCAAAGGATAGAGATTATTATATTGCAAAGAGCTTAAAGTCCTTACCCAAATATAAGGATTACTATTTAATAGAAGGTGATGAAAGGTTAAATCGGATTTTGATAAGTTATGTGATTCAGGGTATATTTTTTTATGATTCAATTTTAAAAAGAAGGGATTTTTTGTTCTGTGAGGATAAGAATTGTATTTTGTATAACAGTCACTTTCAGAGAGAAGTTATAAATGCTCAGTATAATTTAAGTTTCTGTGAATTGCATAAAAATGAATGGGATAAAATAATTAAATATTGA
- a CDS encoding glycine--tRNA ligase subunit alpha, protein MYFQEIIENLNKFWKKEGCIIFTPYNSEVGAGTFNPATFLRCLGKKPWKCAYFEPTRRPKDGRYGDNPNRVLQYFQYQVVLKPPPEDVQEIYLNSLRTLGIKIEEHDVRFVEDDWESETLGAWGIGWEVWLDGLEITQFTYFQQIGGIDLDPITCEITYGLERIAMFLQNKKSIFDIDWNENIKWGDIYLQNEREFSEYYYHIANPDLWKNFFEEMYRETEKLIEKDLIMPAYDGVIKTSHAFNILDARGVISPAERQMMIQRIRKLANSVAKKYIEKNG, encoded by the coding sequence ATGTATTTTCAGGAAATAATTGAAAATCTCAATAAATTCTGGAAAAAAGAAGGCTGTATAATTTTTACACCCTATAATTCTGAAGTGGGGGCTGGAACCTTTAATCCAGCCACTTTTTTAAGGTGTTTGGGTAAAAAACCTTGGAAATGTGCTTACTTTGAACCAACAAGAAGACCAAAGGATGGTAGATACGGGGATAACCCCAATAGAGTTTTGCAGTATTTCCAGTACCAGGTAGTTCTAAAACCTCCTCCAGAAGATGTTCAGGAAATTTATCTTAATTCTTTAAGGACACTTGGAATTAAAATTGAAGAACATGATGTAAGATTTGTTGAGGATGACTGGGAATCAGAAACTCTTGGAGCTTGGGGAATTGGCTGGGAAGTATGGCTTGATGGACTTGAAATCACACAATTTACTTACTTCCAGCAAATTGGAGGAATAGATCTTGACCCTATTACCTGTGAAATTACTTACGGACTTGAGAGAATTGCAATGTTTTTACAGAACAAAAAGTCTATTTTTGATATAGATTGGAACGAAAATATTAAATGGGGAGATATTTACCTCCAAAATGAAAGGGAATTCTCTGAATATTATTATCATATAGCAAATCCAGATTTATGGAAAAACTTTTTTGAAGAAATGTACAGGGAAACTGAAAAATTAATTGAAAAGGACCTCATTATGCCTGCCTATGATGGAGTTATTAAAACTTCCCATGCTTTTAATATCCTGGATGCAAGAGGTGTTATATCACCTGCTGAAAGACAGATGATGATACAAAGAATAAGAAAACTTGCAAACAGTGTAGCCAAAAAGTATATAGAGAAAAATGGCTGA
- a CDS encoding sulfide-dependent adenosine diphosphate thiazole synthase, which translates to MFEKVSEKDVSKAITISFLKMFEGVIESDVIVVGAGPAGLTAARELAKEGLNTLVIERNNYLGGGFWLGGFFMNKVTFRAPSQEYLKEIGIKFEEISSGLYVTDGAQACSKLIAAASDAGVKFLQLTKFDDVVIREDNGTPRVSGVVVNWSPVEGLPRQITCVDPIGLESKFVIDASGHDAFVVKSLEQRGYLKLKGLGAMWVEASEDAVVEHTGEVFPGLVVAGMAVAETFGLPRMGPTFGAMLLSGKRAAEIIIEKLKIGVRV; encoded by the coding sequence ATGTTTGAAAAGGTTTCTGAAAAGGATGTTTCAAAGGCTATTACTATTTCTTTTTTAAAAATGTTTGAGGGAGTTATTGAAAGTGATGTTATAGTAGTTGGAGCAGGACCCGCAGGTTTAACTGCAGCAAGAGAATTGGCAAAGGAAGGTTTAAATACCCTTGTAATAGAAAGAAATAATTATCTTGGTGGAGGTTTCTGGCTTGGTGGATTTTTTATGAATAAGGTCACCTTCAGGGCTCCTTCTCAGGAATATTTGAAGGAAATAGGTATAAAGTTTGAGGAGATAAGTTCTGGTCTTTATGTTACTGATGGAGCTCAAGCTTGTTCAAAATTAATTGCAGCTGCAAGTGATGCAGGTGTTAAATTTTTACAACTCACAAAATTTGATGATGTTGTTATCAGAGAAGATAATGGGACTCCAAGAGTTTCTGGTGTTGTTGTAAACTGGTCACCTGTGGAAGGTCTTCCAAGACAAATTACTTGTGTAGACCCTATTGGTCTTGAATCAAAATTCGTTATAGATGCATCAGGGCATGATGCCTTCGTGGTAAAATCCCTTGAGCAGAGAGGATATTTAAAGTTAAAAGGTTTAGGTGCAATGTGGGTTGAGGCTTCAGAGGATGCTGTTGTAGAACACACAGGAGAAGTTTTTCCAGGTCTTGTAGTAGCAGGAATGGCAGTTGCTGAAACTTTTGGTCTCCCAAGAATGGGACCAACTTTTGGAGCAATGTTACTTTCAGGTAAAAGAGCTGCAGAAATAATTATAGAAAAACTCAAAATAGGTGTAAGGGTTTAG
- a CDS encoding VCBS repeat-containing protein — MVKIYLILFLIPYGNSPNWEGGSGYYSTGGGFADINKDSYLDFIVSNGNDMQRQKNTIFFNINGAVEINPSWFSLDAEYSGHLSINDFDNDGYIDFAVSNYLGPQGFSSPGNVVIYKNLNGTVNPSPFWKSKDSTYSFSCDFGDVDGDGYAEIAIAGGERYTGIKEYIKIYKNNYGVIDTLPYYNSHYKYYAYDVLFYDINKDNWLDLIVACDGEPNLIFFNHYGKLDTIPTWNSVDSDGSLQVDAGDIDNNGFPDLIFANNGQLYPYLSNLKIYLNLNGVPNTSPDYILDNTKNYYSTVSLCDIDYDGDLDIGAGGWWEPLVIFENFGNFFHNTPDWQWSPSNPYDLVCEKLTFTEIDNSWVSKEDTFIRIQNMPIYTFKFKNLCEIENVIKIDSGINSIIPINFYTYSLESGWISINKNISQNRDTFLIRYKIPLNYDISITNWENRRGNFYFLSNFVNISEKVKFEKSKNKKSIFVYKEFKGEFYDLSGRKNKILKNEIGFIKEKGKVTKVIAFN, encoded by the coding sequence ATGGTTAAAATTTACTTAATTTTATTTCTAATACCCTATGGAAATTCACCAAACTGGGAAGGAGGTTCTGGATATTATTCAACTGGTGGAGGATTTGCTGACATAAATAAAGATTCTTACCTTGATTTCATAGTTTCAAATGGAAACGATATGCAAAGGCAAAAGAATACAATTTTTTTTAACATAAATGGTGCAGTTGAAATAAATCCCTCTTGGTTTTCCCTTGATGCAGAATATTCAGGACATCTTTCAATAAATGATTTCGATAATGATGGATATATTGACTTTGCCGTGAGTAACTACTTAGGTCCACAAGGATTTAGTTCACCCGGAAATGTTGTTATATATAAAAATTTAAATGGAACTGTTAATCCTTCTCCCTTCTGGAAATCAAAAGATAGTACTTACTCCTTTTCCTGCGATTTTGGAGATGTAGATGGAGATGGATATGCAGAAATTGCAATTGCTGGGGGAGAAAGATATACAGGTATAAAGGAATATATAAAAATTTATAAAAACAATTATGGAGTTATTGATACTTTGCCATATTATAACTCCCATTATAAATATTATGCCTATGATGTTCTGTTTTATGATATAAATAAAGATAACTGGCTTGATTTAATTGTTGCCTGCGATGGTGAACCAAATTTAATCTTCTTTAATCATTATGGTAAACTTGATACAATCCCAACCTGGAATTCTGTTGATTCAGATGGTTCACTTCAAGTTGATGCTGGTGATATTGATAACAATGGTTTCCCAGATTTAATATTTGCTAATAATGGACAATTGTACCCCTACTTAAGCAATTTAAAAATTTATTTAAATCTAAATGGGGTCCCCAATACAAGTCCTGATTATATCCTTGATAATACAAAAAACTATTACTCAACAGTTTCTCTATGTGACATCGATTACGATGGAGATTTAGATATAGGTGCTGGGGGATGGTGGGAACCTTTGGTGATTTTTGAAAATTTCGGAAATTTTTTCCATAACACTCCTGATTGGCAATGGTCACCATCTAATCCTTATGATCTTGTTTGTGAAAAGTTAACATTCACGGAAATTGATAACAGCTGGGTATCAAAAGAAGATACTTTTATAAGGATACAAAATATGCCAATTTATACTTTTAAGTTCAAAAATTTATGTGAAATTGAAAATGTTATTAAAATAGATTCAGGAATTAATTCAATAATTCCAATAAATTTTTACACATATTCTCTTGAATCAGGCTGGATATCCATAAATAAAAATATATCACAGAATAGGGATACATTTTTAATCAGATATAAAATTCCATTAAATTATGATATAAGTATAACAAACTGGGAGAACAGAAGAGGGAATTTTTATTTTCTCTCAAACTTTGTGAATATAAGCGAAAAAGTAAAATTCGAAAAATCTAAAAATAAAAAAAGTATTTTTGTTTATAAGGAATTTAAAGGAGAATTTTACGATTTATCCGGAAGGAAAAATAAAATTTTAAAAAACGAAATTGGTTTTATAAAGGAAAAAGGAAAGGTAACAAAAGTTATAGCATTTAATTAG